From one Phytohabitans houttuyneae genomic stretch:
- a CDS encoding TrmB family transcriptional regulator yields the protein MLQAAGLSAAEESTYLSLVRQGSAPLPQLADRIGLTAAGARRAVAGLQRKGLVHRTPPPQERVVPVPPDLAVEQLVRRRMEELERTREAALRLADEAEHLVASRSTEELIEIVSGRAAVGRAFDRVQRTARKEMRVLVAPPYAKPTGVNRTQLDREAAGVSYRAVYDATALADPGMTTAAATHLRAGEQARLVETLPTKLAIADRELALLPLAYATAAHDAALLVHPCGLLDALIALFETIWAVATPLALGDDDEPTADDGPTAADRQLLSLLVAGLTDEAAAARLGVSRRTVVRRVQHLMELTHSRSRLQLGWQARERGWL from the coding sequence GTGCTCCAGGCCGCCGGGCTGAGCGCCGCGGAGGAGTCCACGTACCTGTCACTGGTGCGCCAGGGCAGCGCCCCGCTCCCCCAGCTGGCCGATCGGATCGGCCTCACGGCGGCGGGCGCCCGGCGGGCGGTGGCGGGCCTGCAGCGCAAGGGTCTCGTGCACCGCACCCCGCCCCCGCAGGAGCGGGTCGTGCCGGTGCCGCCCGACCTCGCGGTGGAGCAGCTCGTGCGGCGCCGCATGGAGGAGCTGGAGCGCACCCGCGAGGCCGCGCTCCGCCTCGCCGACGAGGCCGAGCACCTCGTGGCCAGCCGGAGCACCGAGGAGCTGATCGAGATCGTCTCCGGCCGGGCGGCCGTGGGGCGCGCGTTCGACCGGGTGCAGCGCACCGCCCGCAAGGAGATGCGGGTGCTTGTCGCCCCGCCGTACGCGAAGCCCACCGGCGTCAACCGCACGCAGCTCGACCGCGAGGCCGCCGGCGTGAGCTACCGCGCGGTGTACGACGCCACCGCCCTCGCCGACCCCGGCATGACCACGGCGGCCGCCACCCACCTGCGGGCCGGCGAGCAGGCACGGCTCGTCGAGACGCTGCCCACCAAGCTGGCCATCGCCGACCGGGAGCTGGCGCTGCTGCCCCTGGCGTACGCCACGGCGGCCCACGACGCCGCCCTGCTGGTGCACCCGTGCGGGCTGCTGGACGCGCTGATCGCCCTCTTTGAGACCATCTGGGCGGTTGCCACGCCGCTCGCGCTCGGCGACGACGACGAGCCGACCGCCGACGACGGTCCCACCGCCGCCGACCGCCAGCTGCTGTCGCTGCTGGTGGCCGGGCTCACCGACGAGGCGGCCGCGGCGCGGCTGGGCGTGAGCCGCCGCACGGTGGTGCGCCGCGTGCAGCACCTGATGGAGCTCACCCACTCCCGGTCACGACTCCAGCTCGGGTGGCAGGCGCGCGAACGCGGTTGGCTGTAA
- a CDS encoding MarR family winged helix-turn-helix transcriptional regulator — MSRDTTDVIAAAWARELPGVVGTELELAKRAGRLSALLTERVEAALGRLGLTKGEYEILAVLRAAGAPFRLRPADLSQRLLLSSGGTSNLLRRLTAAELVEREENPADARSSWVRLTPRGIETAEEAVRAATAAQARLLGQVPEQTTRAAIDALRALLLALGDAA; from the coding sequence GTGAGCAGGGACACCACCGACGTGATCGCGGCGGCCTGGGCGCGCGAGCTGCCCGGCGTCGTCGGCACCGAGCTGGAGCTGGCCAAACGCGCCGGGCGGCTCTCCGCGTTGCTGACCGAGCGCGTCGAGGCCGCACTTGGCCGGCTCGGCCTGACCAAGGGGGAGTACGAGATCCTCGCCGTGCTCCGCGCGGCTGGCGCCCCCTTCCGCCTCCGCCCGGCGGACCTGTCCCAGCGGCTGCTGCTCTCCTCCGGCGGCACCAGCAACCTGCTGCGCCGGCTCACCGCGGCCGAGCTCGTCGAGCGGGAGGAAAACCCCGCCGACGCGCGCAGCTCGTGGGTGCGCCTCACCCCGCGCGGCATCGAGACGGCCGAGGAGGCGGTGCGCGCGGCGACGGCGGCACAGGCGAGGCTGCTGGGCCAGGTGCCGGAGCAGACCACCCGCGCCGCGATCGACGCCCTCCGCGCGCTGCTGCTCGCGCTAGGCGACGCCGCCTGA